Proteins encoded in a region of the Mucispirillum schaedleri ASF457 genome:
- a CDS encoding succinate dehydrogenase iron-sulfur subunit, translating into MSKFINVKILRYDPDKDKAPHFQTYKVELRRPGMLLLTVLNQIKWELDPTLSFRRSCREGVCGSDGMNVNGVNMLSCMTKVEDLGSDITIKPLPGMPVIRDLVVDISSFINKFITVKPYIIRHSPMPDGELYQSAEDRKKLDGLYECILCGCCSSSCPSYWVDKDYLGPNAFLRAWRYLIDSRDEGADERLAILNDKHGVWRCHTIYNCVEACPKELNPTKAIVGIRKMLMDKQI; encoded by the coding sequence ATGAGCAAATTTATAAATGTTAAAATATTAAGATACGATCCAGATAAAGATAAAGCGCCTCACTTCCAAACATACAAAGTAGAGTTACGCAGGCCGGGTATGCTTTTACTTACTGTTCTTAACCAAATCAAATGGGAGCTTGACCCTACACTTTCATTCCGCAGGTCATGCCGTGAAGGTGTATGCGGTTCAGACGGTATGAATGTAAATGGTGTGAATATGCTTTCATGTATGACTAAAGTGGAAGATTTAGGCTCTGATATTACTATCAAACCATTACCGGGTATGCCTGTAATAAGAGATTTAGTTGTAGATATTTCCAGCTTTATTAATAAATTTATTACAGTTAAACCATATATTATCCGCCATTCTCCAATGCCAGATGGTGAATTATATCAATCAGCAGAGGACAGGAAAAAACTTGACGGATTATATGAATGTATCCTTTGCGGTTGCTGTTCATCTTCATGCCCTAGCTACTGGGTAGATAAAGATTATCTTGGACCTAATGCTTTCTTAAGAGCTTGGAGATACTTAATTGATTCAAGGGATGAAGGAGCAGATGAACGCCTTGCAATCTTAAACGATAAACATGGCGTATGGCGATGTCACACAATCTATAACTGTGTGGAAGCATGCCCTAAAGAGCTGAATCCAACAAAAGCTATAGTTGGTATCAGAAAAATGCTTATGGATAAACAAATATAA